The following are encoded in a window of Blattabacterium cuenoti genomic DNA:
- the prfA gene encoding peptide chain release factor 1 yields MKNISLIKKFEILEKEFHKISNSIIQPHIVSNQKKYKTLLKKYRNLEKIVTIYEKYKKKLTALQEANFILKNDSDPEMKEIAFLEKNKILEDLSDIEKKSDNLLFSLFPTGKENRVEDDHRNAIVELRSGTGGDEACLFVEDILRMYIMYFKQVGWKYKILHAQKGGIQGYKEIILDVSGKEEVYGNLKFESGVHRVQRIPKTESQGRVHTSAITVAVLPEIKDIEMKIHISDIKKDTFRSSGSGGQHVNKTESAVRLTHIPTKITVECQEERSQHKNFEKAMNVLRSRIYQNEKEKRLKERSIKRKSLVSTGDRSVKIRTYNYPKGRVTDHRIHKSIYNLVGFMNGNIQEMINFLKLSEKNQ; encoded by the coding sequence ATGAAAAACATTTCATTAATTAAGAAATTTGAAATTCTTGAAAAAGAATTTCATAAAATTTCAAATTCCATTATACAACCTCATATTGTATCTAATCAAAAAAAATATAAAACATTATTAAAAAAGTATCGAAACTTAGAAAAAATAGTAACTATTTATGAAAAATACAAAAAAAAGTTAACAGCTCTTCAAGAAGCTAACTTTATTTTAAAAAATGATTCAGATCCAGAAATGAAAGAAATAGCTTTTTTGGAAAAAAATAAAATTTTAGAAGATCTGTCTGATATTGAAAAAAAATCAGATAATCTACTATTTTCTCTTTTTCCTACAGGAAAAGAAAATAGAGTAGAAGACGATCATAGAAACGCTATTGTAGAATTACGTTCTGGAACAGGAGGTGATGAGGCTTGTCTTTTTGTAGAAGATATATTACGAATGTATATAATGTATTTTAAACAAGTAGGTTGGAAATATAAAATTCTCCATGCTCAAAAAGGAGGAATACAAGGTTACAAAGAAATAATTTTAGATGTCAGTGGAAAAGAAGAAGTTTATGGAAATTTAAAATTTGAATCTGGAGTACACAGAGTTCAAAGAATTCCAAAAACAGAATCTCAAGGTAGAGTACACACATCTGCTATCACTGTAGCAGTTCTACCTGAGATAAAAGATATAGAAATGAAAATTCATATATCGGATATAAAAAAAGACACATTTCGATCCAGTGGATCTGGAGGACAACATGTCAATAAAACAGAATCAGCTGTACGATTAACACATATTCCAACTAAAATCACAGTGGAATGTCAAGAAGAACGTTCGCAACACAAAAATTTTGAAAAAGCTATGAACGTTTTACGATCACGTATTTATCAAAATGAAAAGGAAAAAAGATTGAAAGAACGATCTATTAAGAGAAAATCTTTAGTTTCTACAGGAGATAGATCCGTAAAAATACGAACCTATAATTATCCTAAAGGAAGAGTGACGGATCATAGAATTCATAAATCCATTTATAATCTTGTAGGATTCATGAACGGAAATATTCAAGAAATGATTAATTTCTTAAAATTATCTGAAAAAAATCAATAA
- the accC gene encoding acetyl-CoA carboxylase biotin carboxylase subunit, with product MFKKILIANRGEIALRVIRTAKEMGIKTVAVYSTADKHSLHVYFADEAVCIGPASPYQSYLNVPNLISAAEITNADAIHPGYGFLSENAYFSSMCKKHRIKFIGPLPNHIIQMGNKISAKKTMKKAGISCLPGSDFFLKSSYKEIERIAEQIGYPLIIKAVSGGGGKGIRSVLDKKGLKRSWEEAKKESFAFFGKKDMYIEKLILNPRHIEIQIISDQYGKACHLSERDCSIQRRNQKLLEEAPSPFLTSSLRKKMGEAAIKAAEFIRYEGVGTIEFLVDKNRNFYFMEMNTRIQVEHPITEEITGLDLIQEQIFLANGKKLSGKNFYPKMYSMECRINAEEPSQDFRPMPGKITQMHLPGGKGVRVDTHVYAGYRVPHYYDSMIAKVITTAKSRKETIEKMRRSLDEFVIEGIRTTIPFHKQLMQNNNFLKGNYNTNFLDTLHLDSNFYKNESNPNY from the coding sequence ATGTTTAAAAAAATATTAATTGCTAATCGTGGAGAAATTGCCTTACGAGTGATACGTACGGCTAAAGAAATGGGGATAAAAACGGTAGCGGTTTATTCTACCGCCGATAAACATAGTCTTCATGTTTATTTTGCAGATGAAGCAGTCTGTATTGGTCCTGCTTCTCCATATCAATCGTATTTAAATGTTCCAAATTTAATATCTGCGGCAGAAATTACAAATGCAGATGCCATTCATCCTGGATATGGTTTTTTATCTGAAAATGCATATTTTTCATCTATGTGTAAAAAACATAGAATTAAGTTTATCGGTCCACTTCCAAATCATATTATTCAGATGGGAAATAAAATTTCAGCTAAAAAAACTATGAAAAAAGCTGGAATCTCGTGTCTTCCTGGATCAGATTTTTTTTTAAAATCTTCTTATAAGGAAATAGAAAGAATTGCAGAACAAATAGGATATCCTCTCATTATCAAAGCGGTTTCTGGAGGAGGTGGAAAAGGAATACGATCTGTTTTAGATAAAAAAGGATTAAAACGTTCTTGGGAAGAAGCAAAAAAAGAATCTTTTGCTTTTTTTGGAAAAAAAGATATGTATATAGAAAAATTAATTCTCAATCCAAGACATATAGAAATACAAATTATTAGTGATCAATATGGAAAAGCTTGTCATCTATCCGAAAGAGATTGTTCCATTCAAAGAAGAAATCAAAAACTGTTGGAAGAAGCCCCTTCTCCTTTTTTAACTTCTTCTTTGAGAAAAAAAATGGGAGAAGCAGCCATAAAAGCTGCTGAATTTATTCGTTATGAAGGAGTAGGAACGATAGAATTTTTAGTAGATAAAAATCGTAATTTTTATTTTATGGAAATGAATACTAGAATTCAAGTAGAACATCCTATTACAGAAGAAATAACTGGTTTAGACCTTATACAAGAACAAATTTTTTTAGCTAATGGAAAAAAACTTTCTGGAAAAAACTTTTATCCAAAAATGTATTCTATGGAATGTAGAATTAATGCAGAAGAACCTTCTCAAGATTTTCGTCCTATGCCTGGGAAAATTACTCAAATGCATTTACCAGGAGGAAAAGGGGTTCGTGTAGACACCCATGTTTATGCAGGATATAGAGTCCCACATTATTATGATTCTATGATTGCTAAAGTTATCACTACAGCAAAAAGTAGAAAAGAAACTATTGAAAAAATGCGTCGTTCATTAGATGAATTTGTAATAGAAGGGATTCGTACGACTATCCCTTTTCATAAACAGCTTATGCAAAATAATAACTTTTTGAAAGGAAATTATAATACAAATTTTTTAGATACACTTCATTTAGATTCAAATTTTTATAAAAATGAATCAAATCCGAATTATTGA
- the accB gene encoding acetyl-CoA carboxylase biotin carboxyl carrier protein yields the protein MDFKNIKSLIQLISKSNIREIRVKIGETQIHIKNNRKKRKKLLNPILSRNRRVYSPISDFSDRFSKLEMEKKSDKNQYIIIKSPMIGTFYRRPHPDKDPFVKVGDQVKIGTKICVIEAMKLFNDIESEVDGKIVKILVEDSTPVDYDQPLFMLDPNY from the coding sequence ATGGATTTTAAAAATATTAAATCACTGATTCAATTGATTTCTAAATCTAATATTCGTGAAATAAGAGTGAAGATAGGAGAAACTCAAATTCATATTAAGAATAACAGAAAAAAAAGAAAAAAGTTATTGAACCCAATTTTATCCAGGAACAGAAGAGTTTATTCTCCTATTTCGGATTTTTCCGATAGGTTTTCTAAATTAGAAATGGAAAAAAAATCTGATAAAAATCAGTACATTATTATTAAATCTCCTATGATTGGAACTTTCTATCGTAGACCTCATCCAGATAAAGATCCCTTTGTGAAAGTAGGCGATCAGGTGAAAATAGGAACAAAAATTTGTGTAATAGAAGCTATGAAACTATTTAATGATATAGAATCTGAAGTAGATGGAAAAATCGTAAAAATTCTTGTAGAAGACTCTACTCCAGTTGATTATGATCAACCTTTATTTATGTTAGATCCTAATTATTAA
- the rpmF gene encoding 50S ribosomal protein L32, with product MAHPKRRQSKSRRNKRRTHLKIQEPLLVTCPLNHQKHLYHHAYWHEGKLYYRGKMVLKKDNPSM from the coding sequence ATGGCACATCCTAAAAGAAGGCAATCTAAATCTAGAAGAAATAAAAGAAGAACTCATTTAAAAATACAGGAACCATTATTAGTTACATGTCCTTTAAATCACCAAAAACACTTATATCACCATGCTTATTGGCATGAAGGAAAACTCTATTATAGAGGAAAAATGGTATTGAAAAAAGATAATCCATCCATGTAA
- the proS gene encoding proline--tRNA ligase: protein MHQLTKRSVDYSKWYNEIIIRSGLAEFSGIRGFMIIKPYGFSIWEIIKKTLDKMFKETGHKNVYFPMLIPKSSFSKEKKHIENFSRECAIVTHCRLKKNTDREELTVDPKSKLQEELVIRPTSESIIWKTFRHWIHSYRDLPLLLNQWGNAIRWEMRTRLFLRTSEFLWQEGHTAHSTEKEAIEETKKILNIYADFSEKIMAIPVVQGIKPYMDKFSGSETTFSLEAMMQDGKALQIGTSHFLGQNFSKAFDVKFTNKNGKKEYVWSTSWGVSTRLIGGIVMLHSDDHGLILPPRIAPIQIVIIPIYKNKQELSKINEIAERIQNIIEEKGFSVKYDNREIFTPGWKFHEYEMKGVPIRINIGLDEIIKEKAEVFRRDTYEKVDVSLNQIITFIPQLLEKIQKNLYQRALTRTKKLTMISDHYEDFKKKINSVGGFILAHWDGTKSTGKKIQEETEATIRCIPISTKKEEGKCIYSGNPSSQRVFFAKSY from the coding sequence ATGCATCAATTAACTAAACGTAGTGTGGATTATTCCAAATGGTATAATGAAATTATCATTAGATCTGGTTTAGCAGAATTTTCCGGAATTCGTGGTTTTATGATTATAAAGCCATATGGTTTTTCTATATGGGAAATCATCAAAAAAACATTAGACAAAATGTTTAAAGAAACGGGACATAAAAATGTTTATTTTCCTATGCTTATTCCTAAATCTTCTTTTTCAAAAGAAAAAAAACATATTGAAAATTTTTCTAGAGAATGTGCTATAGTCACGCATTGTAGGTTGAAAAAAAATACAGATAGAGAAGAATTAACTGTAGATCCAAAATCTAAACTTCAAGAAGAATTAGTGATTCGACCTACTTCTGAAAGTATCATATGGAAAACTTTTAGACATTGGATTCATTCTTATAGAGATCTTCCTCTTCTTTTGAATCAATGGGGAAATGCTATTAGATGGGAAATGCGAACCCGTTTATTTTTAAGAACTTCTGAATTTTTATGGCAAGAAGGTCATACAGCTCATTCTACTGAAAAAGAAGCCATAGAAGAAACTAAAAAAATATTAAATATTTATGCAGATTTTTCTGAAAAAATTATGGCAATTCCTGTAGTTCAAGGAATTAAACCTTACATGGATAAATTTTCTGGTTCTGAAACAACATTTAGTCTAGAGGCCATGATGCAAGATGGAAAAGCGTTACAAATTGGAACTTCACATTTTCTTGGACAAAATTTTTCAAAAGCTTTCGATGTGAAATTCACTAATAAAAATGGAAAGAAAGAATATGTCTGGTCTACATCTTGGGGGGTTTCGACTAGATTAATAGGTGGAATAGTTATGTTACACTCAGATGATCATGGACTGATATTACCTCCCAGAATAGCTCCTATACAAATAGTTATTATACCTATATATAAAAACAAGCAAGAATTAAGTAAAATAAATGAAATAGCTGAAAGGATCCAAAACATTATAGAAGAAAAAGGATTCAGTGTGAAATATGATAACAGAGAGATTTTTACTCCTGGATGGAAATTTCATGAATACGAAATGAAGGGGGTCCCTATACGAATTAACATTGGATTGGATGAAATCATAAAAGAAAAAGCAGAAGTTTTTAGAAGAGATACTTACGAAAAAGTAGATGTTTCTTTGAATCAGATTATCACTTTTATTCCACAACTTCTTGAGAAAATACAAAAGAATCTCTATCAAAGAGCTTTAACTAGAACAAAAAAATTGACCATGATTTCAGATCATTATGAGGATTTTAAAAAAAAAATAAACAGTGTAGGAGGTTTTATCCTTGCTCATTGGGATGGGACAAAAAGTACAGGGAAAAAAATTCAAGAAGAAACGGAAGCTACTATACGTTGTATTCCAATTTCTACTAAAAAAGAAGAAGGAAAGTGTATTTATTCTGGAAATCCTTCTTCTCAAAGAGTTTTTTTTGCAAAATCTTATTAA
- a CDS encoding dihydroorotate oxidase: MIMKKKKIDISADINGIQLSSCIMNASGVLCTTEKDLKKLITSSSGAVVTKSCTLKPRKGNLEPRYFGWNIGSINSMGLPNLGIDFYLDFLEKKNLKKPFFLSISGLSIEENYLLLHKANLSSRISAVELNLSCPNIIGKDKVLGYDFNHISNFFEKIFKFYKKPLGVKLPPYFENRHIKKMACILNKYPIFFVTCINSLPNGLFIDIKKETVVIQPKMGFGGIGGKTIKPFALANIRQFYTYLRKEIPIIGCGGICSGKDIFEHILCGASAVQIGTQFIKEGVTVFDRLRKELVDLLQKKKFPSINRFIGKLNVIEFP; this comes from the coding sequence ATGATCATGAAAAAAAAGAAAATAGATATATCTGCTGATATAAATGGGATCCAACTTTCTTCTTGTATTATGAATGCTTCAGGAGTACTTTGTACTACAGAAAAAGATCTTAAAAAATTGATTACTAGCTCTTCAGGAGCTGTTGTAACAAAGAGTTGTACCTTGAAACCAAGAAAAGGAAATTTAGAACCTAGATATTTTGGATGGAATATTGGAAGCATTAATTCTATGGGCCTCCCAAATCTTGGAATAGATTTTTATTTAGATTTTTTAGAAAAAAAAAATCTTAAAAAACCTTTTTTCTTATCTATATCAGGACTTTCTATAGAGGAAAATTATCTTCTTCTTCATAAAGCCAATCTTTCTTCCCGTATCAGTGCAGTAGAATTAAATTTATCTTGTCCAAATATTATTGGAAAAGATAAAGTATTAGGTTATGATTTTAATCATATTTCGAATTTTTTCGAAAAGATATTTAAATTTTATAAAAAACCTTTAGGAGTTAAGTTGCCACCTTATTTTGAAAATAGACATATTAAAAAAATGGCTTGTATTTTAAATAAATATCCTATTTTCTTTGTTACCTGTATTAATAGTTTACCTAATGGTCTTTTCATTGATATCAAGAAAGAAACTGTGGTAATTCAACCAAAAATGGGTTTTGGAGGGATAGGAGGAAAAACTATCAAACCATTTGCATTAGCAAATATTCGTCAATTTTATACTTATCTCCGAAAAGAGATTCCTATAATAGGTTGTGGGGGAATTTGTTCCGGAAAAGATATTTTTGAACACATATTGTGTGGAGCCTCAGCGGTTCAAATAGGAACACAATTTATAAAAGAAGGGGTTACTGTTTTTGATAGATTGAGAAAAGAATTAGTTGATCTTCTGCAAAAAAAAAAATTTCCATCTATAAATAGATTTATAGGAAAACTAAACGTGATTGAATTTCCTTAA
- the pyrE gene encoding orotate phosphoribosyltransferase, whose product MEEKEQFFLKIYNLGIIKFGHFTLKSGMTSPIYIDFRPIASRPDLLIKLSDLLLREVPDHTLELICGVPYAALPIATTLSLRSNIPLIIKRKENKGYGTKRMIEGIYKKGQNCLLIEDVITSGDSLLQTVRDLEKEGLIIKNILSILDREQGGIDNIKKRGFNIRTLFRIGEVLKMLENKDLLKEKEIHIIQLFFKKKNKKNFQEKRISYEEKKEKISHPIGKKLLDITLKKKTNLIVSADLIYSEKILELGNLTGDSICGLKLHADIISDFSSSFIASLKKISVEKKFLLFEDRKLCDVGPINYLQLHHGLHKISSWVDILTVHLLAGSISIQNLNIPSNMGLITVSEMSSFGRLSDDNYIRKALNISLKNPKVIGTVAQRRVDDRLLLFTPGIHFSQSKENSMGNTYIHPNQAFQKNKSDFIIVGKAIYQSTNPKIVAEKYREAGWTAYENGL is encoded by the coding sequence ATGGAAGAAAAAGAACAGTTTTTCTTAAAAATTTATAATTTAGGAATTATCAAATTTGGTCATTTTACCTTGAAAAGTGGAATGACTTCTCCTATATATATAGACTTTCGTCCAATAGCTTCTAGACCAGATTTATTAATAAAACTTTCTGATTTGCTTCTTAGAGAAGTTCCAGATCATACGCTTGAACTTATTTGTGGAGTTCCCTATGCGGCTTTACCTATAGCTACTACTTTATCCTTAAGGTCAAATATCCCTTTGATTATTAAGAGAAAAGAAAATAAAGGTTATGGTACCAAACGAATGATAGAAGGGATTTACAAAAAAGGACAAAATTGTCTTCTTATAGAAGATGTAATCACCAGTGGTGATAGTTTATTACAAACCGTGAGAGATCTTGAAAAAGAAGGATTAATTATTAAAAACATTCTATCCATTCTTGATCGTGAACAAGGAGGAATAGATAATATAAAAAAAAGAGGATTTAATATCCGAACTTTATTTCGGATAGGAGAAGTTTTAAAGATGTTAGAAAACAAAGATCTTTTAAAGGAAAAAGAAATACATATAATTCAACTTTTTTTCAAAAAAAAGAATAAAAAAAATTTTCAGGAAAAACGTATTTCCTATGAAGAAAAAAAAGAAAAAATTTCCCATCCCATTGGAAAAAAACTTCTTGATATAACGTTGAAAAAAAAAACAAATTTGATTGTTTCAGCTGACTTAATATACTCTGAAAAAATTTTAGAACTAGGGAATTTGACTGGAGATTCCATTTGTGGATTGAAACTTCATGCAGATATTATTAGTGATTTTTCATCTTCATTCATTGCATCTCTTAAAAAGATTTCTGTAGAAAAGAAATTTTTATTATTTGAAGATAGAAAATTATGTGATGTGGGACCTATAAATTATCTACAATTACATCATGGATTACACAAAATTTCTTCTTGGGTAGATATTTTAACCGTCCATCTACTTGCAGGAAGTATCAGTATACAAAACTTGAATATTCCTTCAAATATGGGATTAATTACTGTGTCTGAAATGTCTTCTTTTGGAAGATTATCTGATGATAATTATATAAGAAAAGCTTTAAACATTTCTTTAAAAAATCCAAAAGTAATTGGAACTGTGGCACAAAGAAGAGTAGACGATCGATTATTATTATTTACCCCTGGAATACATTTTTCTCAATCAAAAGAAAATTCGATGGGAAATACGTACATTCATCCTAATCAAGCTTTTCAAAAAAATAAAAGTGATTTTATCATAGTTGGAAAAGCTATTTATCAATCTACAAATCCAAAAATTGTGGCAGAAAAATATAGAGAGGCAGGATGGACCGCTTATGAAAATGGACTTTAG
- a CDS encoding MarC family protein: MEWINSLISCFMILFSIIDILGNAPIIMGFKSKGNIIETKKVIVTSLIIFLSFLFLGQPMLKIIGVDVHSFSIAGSIVLFLIGLEMILGIDLHKVTENAQTSIVPIAFPLIAGPGSLTTLISLRTTYDVKIILISLILNMIVVYFVIDRCDFIAEKIGTNGLDILKKIFGIVLLAFAVKIFGANASQLFQ; encoded by the coding sequence ATGGAATGGATAAATTCATTAATCAGTTGTTTCATGATCCTTTTTAGCATTATCGATATACTAGGAAATGCTCCCATAATTATGGGTTTTAAATCCAAAGGAAATATTATAGAGACAAAAAAAGTGATAGTGACTTCTCTTATTATCTTTTTATCTTTTTTGTTTTTAGGACAACCTATGCTAAAAATTATTGGTGTGGATGTTCACTCTTTTTCCATTGCAGGATCTATCGTTTTGTTTTTAATTGGGTTAGAAATGATTTTAGGCATAGATCTTCATAAAGTAACAGAAAACGCCCAAACTTCTATCGTTCCAATTGCCTTTCCACTTATAGCTGGCCCCGGATCCTTAACTACTCTAATTTCTCTAAGAACTACTTATGATGTAAAAATCATACTTATTTCTTTGATACTAAATATGATAGTAGTCTATTTTGTCATAGATAGATGTGATTTTATAGCCGAAAAAATAGGAACTAATGGTTTAGATATACTAAAAAAGATATTCGGGATCGTTTTATTGGCTTTTGCAGTAAAAATTTTTGGAGCTAATGCCAGTCAATTATTTCAATAA